GCGACGAGATCGTCGCGATCCCTGGCGTAGATCAGCCGCTCGATCAGCTTGTCCACGGCCGGATTCTTGATGCCGGCGATGTTGCGGGACCCGGCGATGTCGGCCGTCTTGGACGACCAGAACTCGCGCTGCTCGTTGCCCGGCGACTGCGACTCGCCCCACGAGTTGGTGACGACGTCGAAATCCCAATCGCGCGTCCTGTTCTCGTATTGGGTCGGATCGACCGTCCGCACGCTGACGGCAATGCCGAGCCGCTCCAGCGACGGCTTGTAGAACAGCGTCACGCGCTCGAAGCTCGGGTCCTGGTTCAACAGTTCCAGAGAGAACTGGGCGCCGGTCTTGACGTCGACCAGCTTGCGGTCGCGCACCTCGTAGCCGGCCTCCTTGAACAGGCGCAGCGCCTCGCGCAGATTATCGCGCACGGCTTCCGGACTGCCCCCGACTGGATTGGTGTAGGCCGTCGTGAAGACTTCCGGCGGGACCTCGGCGCGGACGGTCTCGAGAATCTCGAGCTCCTTTCCTTGCGGCAAGCCGGTCGCCATGAGCTCGTCGATGCCGTCGAAATAGCTGGTGATGCGCTTGTACTGGCCGTAGAAGATCTGCTTGTTCATCTCCTCGAAGTCGAACGCGTAGTTGAGCGCACGACGCACGCGGGGATCGCTGAACTTGGCGCGACGCAGGTTCGGCACGAAAGCCTGCATGACGCCCGAGCTGCGATTGGCAAATTCCTCGAGGATCACGCGCTTTTCGGCGACGGCCGGGAAATCATAGGCGGTCGCCCAACTCTTTGCGCTGTTCTCGGTGCGCCAATCCACCTGATCGGCCTTGAACGCCTCGATCGCCACGGTGGCGTCGCGGAAATACTCGTAGCGCAGCTCATCGAAATTGTTTCGGCCGACATTGGCGGCAAAGTCGCGCCCCCAATAATCCTTGACGCGCTCCAGCGCGATCGAGCGACCGGCAACGAATTCCTTGATCTTGTAGGGGCCGGAGCCGAGCGGCACTTCCAGTGTGGTCGCGGAGACGTCGCGCTTGCGGCCTTGCGCGTCGGTGCCCTCCCACCAATGCTTCGGCAACACCGTGAGCTGCCCGACGATCTGCGGCAGCTCGCGGTTGCCCGGCG
This is a stretch of genomic DNA from Bradyrhizobium sp. CB2312. It encodes these proteins:
- a CDS encoding extracellular solute-binding protein, whose amino-acid sequence is MAITRRDLLLTGAAAAALPVLGSVAGIPVVGAAEAQSASELPWRHALSLFGKVKYPADFKRFDYVNPEAPKGGVARQIAVGTFDNFNIVVSGVKGQVAGAVAFIYESLLTPALDEVSTEYGALAEAVSHPDDFSFVTYRLRPEAKWHDGKPVTADDVIFSLDSFKKHHPMYSAYYSHVVKAEKVGEREVKFVFDAPGNRELPQIVGQLTVLPKHWWEGTDAQGRKRDVSATTLEVPLGSGPYKIKEFVAGRSIALERVKDYWGRDFAANVGRNNFDELRYEYFRDATVAIEAFKADQVDWRTENSAKSWATAYDFPAVAEKRVILEEFANRSSGVMQAFVPNLRRAKFSDPRVRRALNYAFDFEEMNKQIFYGQYKRITSYFDGIDELMATGLPQGKELEILETVRAEVPPEVFTTAYTNPVGGSPEAVRDNLREALRLFKEAGYEVRDRKLVDVKTGAQFSLELLNQDPSFERVTLFYKPSLERLGIAVSVRTVDPTQYENRTRDWDFDVVTNSWGESQSPGNEQREFWSSKTADIAGSRNIAGIKNPAVDKLIERLIYARDRDDLVAATKALDRVLLWNHYVVPQWTYTKIRTARWDRFGRPSELPRYGQSGFPFIWWYDADKAARIAKKS